From Oncorhynchus clarkii lewisi isolate Uvic-CL-2024 chromosome 26, UVic_Ocla_1.0, whole genome shotgun sequence, the proteins below share one genomic window:
- the LOC139384715 gene encoding protein mono-ADP-ribosyltransferase PARP6 isoform X1, with protein MDIKGQSWTDEESDGENESEQFLYGIQGSCAADLYRHPQLDADIEAVKDIYTDSAVSVREYGTIDDVDIDLQINISFLDEEVATAWKVIRTEPIILRLRFSLSQYLDGPEPSVEVFQPSNKEGFSLGLQLKKILSTFTSQQWKHLSNEFLKAQQEKRHSWFKAGGTIKKFRAGLSIFSPIPKSPSFPLIQDTVLKGKLSVPELRVTRLMNRSISCTMKNPKGELFSYPPNSQTVAVPAARAPAQITTRQLIELFFSSQAGGHCKNIPTLEYGFLVQIMKYSEQRIPTLNEYCVVCDEQHVFQNGSMLKPAVCTRELCVFSFYTLGVMSGAAEEVATGAEVVDLLVAMCRAALESPRKSIIFEPYPSVVDPNDPKTLAFNPKKKNYERLQKALDSVMSIREMTQGSYLEIKKQMDKLDPLAHPLLQWIISSNRSHIVKLPLSRQLKFMHTSHQFLLLSSPPAKEARFRTAKKLYGSTFAFHCMVQPMERVSISAPSPAFPLDTQSIFIFGLGSPTCAVPALHCPVCPLWGCRSGMGKGQHRMPTKDELVQRYNRMNTVPQVQCLMSRPIQSRFLQSRNLNCIALCEVITSKDLQKHGNIWVCPVSDHVCTRFFFVYEDGQVGDANINTQEPKVQKEIMRVIGTQIYSS; from the exons ATG GACATCAAAGGCCAGTCCTGGACTGATGAGGAATCAGATGGGGAGAATGAGTCGGAGCAGTTCCTCTATGGGATCCAG GGGAGCTGTGCTGCTGACCTGTACCGACATCCCCAACTGGATGCAGACATCGAGGCAGTGAAGGACATCTATACCGACAGTGCTGTCTCTGTCAG AGAGTATGGAACCATTGATGATGTGGACATTGACCTTCAGATTAACATCAGTTTCTTGGAT GAGGAGGTGGCAACAGCCTGGAAGGTCATCCGAACAGAGCCCATCATTCTGAGACTGCGCTTCTCTCTCTCGCAGTACCTAGATGGACCGG AACCGTCAGTGGAGGTGTTCCAGCCCTCCAATAAAGAGGGCTTCAGCCTGGGCCTGCAGCTCAAGAA GATCCTGAGTACGTTCACGTCCCAGCAGTGGAAGCACCTCAGTAATGAGTTCCTGAAGGCCCAGCAGGAGAAGAGACACAGCTGGTTCAAGGCCGGGGGAACCATTAAGAAGTTCCGCGCAGGACTCAGCATCTTCTCTCCCATCCCCAA GTCCCCCAGCTTCCCTCTGATCCAGGACACGGTTCTGAAGGGGAAGCTGAGTGTTCCAGAGCTGAGGGTGACCCGGCTCATGAATCGCTCCATCTCCTGCACCATGAAGAACCCCAAGGGGGAGCTGTTCAGCTACCCCCCCAACAGCCAG ACTGTGGCTGTCCCGGCGGCCAGGGCCCCAGCGCAGATTACCACGAGGCAGCTGATTGAATTGTTTTTCTCATCCCAGGCGGGCGGACACTGCAAGAACATCCCTACCTTGGAGTATGGCTTCTTAGTACAG ATAATGAAATACTCGGAGCAGAGGATCCCCACTCTCAATGAGTACTGTGTGGTCTGTGACGAGCAGCACGTCTTTCAGAACGGATCCATGTTGAAG CCAGCTGTGTGCactagagagctgtgtgtgttctCCTTCTACACTCTGGGTGTGATGTCAGGAGCAGCAGAGGAGGTGGCCACTGGAGCAGAG GTGGTGGATCTGCTGGTGGCTATGTGTCGGGCTGCTCTGGAGTCTCCTCGTAAAAGCATCATCTTTGAACCCTACCCGTCTGTGGTCGACCCCAACGACCCCAAGACTCTGGCCTTCAACCCAAAG AAGAAGAACTATGAGAGATTGCAAAAAGCACTGGACAGTGTCATGTCCATCCGCGAGATGACCCAG GGCTCATATCTGGAGATTAAGAAACAGATGGACAAACTGGACCCCCTGGCTCACCCTCTACTACAGTG gatCATATCCAGTAACCGATCCCATATCGTCAAGCTGCCTCTGAGCAGG cAACTGAAGTTCATGCACACATCCCACCAGTTCCTTTTACTCAGCAGCCCGCCTGCCAAGGAGGCACGCTTTCGCACGGCCAAGAAGCTCTACGGCAGCACCTTTGCCTTCCA CTGCATGGTGCAGCCTATGGAAAGGGTATCTATCTCAGCCCCATCTCCAGCATTTCCTTTGGATACTCAG TCCATCTTCATCTTTGGGTTGGGTTCACCTACCTGTGCTGTCCCTGCACTACATTGTCCTGTGTGTCCACTGTGGGGCTGCCGGTCTG ggatGGGCAAAGGACAGCACCGCATGCCCACCAAAGATGAGCTGGTGCAGCGTTACAACCGAATGAataccgttccacaggtgcagtGTCTGATG AGCCGTCCTATCCAGTCAAGGTTTCTCCAGAGCCGGAATCTAAACTGCATTGCCCTTTGTGAAG tGATCACGTCCAAGGACCTGCAGAAGCACGGCAACATCTGGGTGTGTCCTGTGTCCGACCACGTTTGCACGCGCTTCTTCTTCGT GTACGAGGACGGCCAGGTGGGAGATGCCAACATCAACACCCAGGAGCCCAAGGTGCAGAAGGAGATCATGCGTGTGATCGGCACTCAGATCTACTCCAGCTAA
- the LOC139384715 gene encoding protein mono-ADP-ribosyltransferase PARP6 isoform X5, with protein sequence MDIKGQSWTDEESDGENESEQFLYGIQGSCAADLYRHPQLDADIEAVKDIYTDSAVSVREYGTIDDVDIDLQINISFLDEEVATAWKVIRTEPIILRLRFSLSQYLDGPEPSVEVFQPSNKEGFSLGLQLKKILSTFTSQQWKHLSNEFLKAQQEKRHSWFKAGGTIKKFRAGLSIFSPIPKSPSFPLIQDTVLKGKLSVPELRVTRLMNRSISCTMKNPKGELFSYPPNSQTVAVPAARAPAQITTRQLIELFFSSQAGGHCKNIPTLEYGFLVQIMKYSEQRIPTLNEYCVVCDEQHVFQNGSMLKPAVCTRELCVFSFYTLGVMSGAAEEVATGAEVVDLLVAMCRAALESPRKSIIFEPYPSVVDPNDPKTLAFNPKKKNYERLQKALDSVMSIREMTQGSYLEIKKQMDKLDPLAHPLLQWIISSNRSHIVKLPLSRQLKFMHTSHQFLLLSSPPAKEARFRTAKKLYGSTFAFHGSHIENWHSVLRNGLVNASYTKLQLHGAAYGKGIYLSPISSISFGYSVHLHLWVGFTYLCCPCTTLSCVSTVGLPVWSVCALCIAYHVVI encoded by the exons ATG GACATCAAAGGCCAGTCCTGGACTGATGAGGAATCAGATGGGGAGAATGAGTCGGAGCAGTTCCTCTATGGGATCCAG GGGAGCTGTGCTGCTGACCTGTACCGACATCCCCAACTGGATGCAGACATCGAGGCAGTGAAGGACATCTATACCGACAGTGCTGTCTCTGTCAG AGAGTATGGAACCATTGATGATGTGGACATTGACCTTCAGATTAACATCAGTTTCTTGGAT GAGGAGGTGGCAACAGCCTGGAAGGTCATCCGAACAGAGCCCATCATTCTGAGACTGCGCTTCTCTCTCTCGCAGTACCTAGATGGACCGG AACCGTCAGTGGAGGTGTTCCAGCCCTCCAATAAAGAGGGCTTCAGCCTGGGCCTGCAGCTCAAGAA GATCCTGAGTACGTTCACGTCCCAGCAGTGGAAGCACCTCAGTAATGAGTTCCTGAAGGCCCAGCAGGAGAAGAGACACAGCTGGTTCAAGGCCGGGGGAACCATTAAGAAGTTCCGCGCAGGACTCAGCATCTTCTCTCCCATCCCCAA GTCCCCCAGCTTCCCTCTGATCCAGGACACGGTTCTGAAGGGGAAGCTGAGTGTTCCAGAGCTGAGGGTGACCCGGCTCATGAATCGCTCCATCTCCTGCACCATGAAGAACCCCAAGGGGGAGCTGTTCAGCTACCCCCCCAACAGCCAG ACTGTGGCTGTCCCGGCGGCCAGGGCCCCAGCGCAGATTACCACGAGGCAGCTGATTGAATTGTTTTTCTCATCCCAGGCGGGCGGACACTGCAAGAACATCCCTACCTTGGAGTATGGCTTCTTAGTACAG ATAATGAAATACTCGGAGCAGAGGATCCCCACTCTCAATGAGTACTGTGTGGTCTGTGACGAGCAGCACGTCTTTCAGAACGGATCCATGTTGAAG CCAGCTGTGTGCactagagagctgtgtgtgttctCCTTCTACACTCTGGGTGTGATGTCAGGAGCAGCAGAGGAGGTGGCCACTGGAGCAGAG GTGGTGGATCTGCTGGTGGCTATGTGTCGGGCTGCTCTGGAGTCTCCTCGTAAAAGCATCATCTTTGAACCCTACCCGTCTGTGGTCGACCCCAACGACCCCAAGACTCTGGCCTTCAACCCAAAG AAGAAGAACTATGAGAGATTGCAAAAAGCACTGGACAGTGTCATGTCCATCCGCGAGATGACCCAG GGCTCATATCTGGAGATTAAGAAACAGATGGACAAACTGGACCCCCTGGCTCACCCTCTACTACAGTG gatCATATCCAGTAACCGATCCCATATCGTCAAGCTGCCTCTGAGCAGG cAACTGAAGTTCATGCACACATCCCACCAGTTCCTTTTACTCAGCAGCCCGCCTGCCAAGGAGGCACGCTTTCGCACGGCCAAGAAGCTCTACGGCAGCACCTTTGCCTTCCA TGGTTCCCATATAGAGAACTGGCACTCCGTTCTGAGAAATGGACTAGTCAATGCCTCTTATACCAAACTGCAG CTGCATGGTGCAGCCTATGGAAAGGGTATCTATCTCAGCCCCATCTCCAGCATTTCCTTTGGATACTCAG TCCATCTTCATCTTTGGGTTGGGTTCACCTACCTGTGCTGTCCCTGCACTACATTGTCCTGTGTGTCCACTGTGGGGCTGCCGGTCTGGTCTGTATGTGCTCTGTGCATTGCATATCATGTAGTCATCTGA
- the LOC139384715 gene encoding protein mono-ADP-ribosyltransferase PARP6 isoform X4 has protein sequence MDIKGQSWTDEESDGENESEQFLYGIQGSCAADLYRHPQLDADIEAVKDIYTDSAVSVREYGTIDDVDIDLQINISFLDEEVATAWKVIRTEPIILRLRFSLSQYLDGPEPSVEVFQPSNKEGFSLGLQLKKILSTFTSQQWKHLSNEFLKAQQEKRHSWFKAGGTIKKFRAGLSIFSPIPKSPSFPLIQDTVLKGKLSVPELRVTRLMNRSISCTMKNPKGELFSYPPNSQTVAVPAARAPAQITTRQLIELFFSSQAGGHCKNIPTLEYGFLVQIMKYSEQRIPTLNEYCVVCDEQHVFQNGSMLKPAVCTRELCVFSFYTLGVMSGAAEEVATGAEVVDLLVAMCRAALESPRKSIIFEPYPSVVDPNDPKTLAFNPKKKNYERLQKALDSVMSIREMTQGSYLEIKKQMDKLDPLAHPLLQWIISSNRSHIVKLPLSRQLKFMHTSHQFLLLSSPPAKEARFRTAKKLYGSTFAFHGSHIENWHSVLRNGLVNASYTKLQLHGAAYGKGIYLSPISSISFGYSGMGKGQHRMPTKDELVQRYNRMNTVPQVQCLMSRPIQSRFLQSRNLNCIALCEVITSKDLQKHGNIWVCPVSDHVCTRFFFVYEDGQVGDANINTQEPKVQKEIMRVIGTQIYSS, from the exons ATG GACATCAAAGGCCAGTCCTGGACTGATGAGGAATCAGATGGGGAGAATGAGTCGGAGCAGTTCCTCTATGGGATCCAG GGGAGCTGTGCTGCTGACCTGTACCGACATCCCCAACTGGATGCAGACATCGAGGCAGTGAAGGACATCTATACCGACAGTGCTGTCTCTGTCAG AGAGTATGGAACCATTGATGATGTGGACATTGACCTTCAGATTAACATCAGTTTCTTGGAT GAGGAGGTGGCAACAGCCTGGAAGGTCATCCGAACAGAGCCCATCATTCTGAGACTGCGCTTCTCTCTCTCGCAGTACCTAGATGGACCGG AACCGTCAGTGGAGGTGTTCCAGCCCTCCAATAAAGAGGGCTTCAGCCTGGGCCTGCAGCTCAAGAA GATCCTGAGTACGTTCACGTCCCAGCAGTGGAAGCACCTCAGTAATGAGTTCCTGAAGGCCCAGCAGGAGAAGAGACACAGCTGGTTCAAGGCCGGGGGAACCATTAAGAAGTTCCGCGCAGGACTCAGCATCTTCTCTCCCATCCCCAA GTCCCCCAGCTTCCCTCTGATCCAGGACACGGTTCTGAAGGGGAAGCTGAGTGTTCCAGAGCTGAGGGTGACCCGGCTCATGAATCGCTCCATCTCCTGCACCATGAAGAACCCCAAGGGGGAGCTGTTCAGCTACCCCCCCAACAGCCAG ACTGTGGCTGTCCCGGCGGCCAGGGCCCCAGCGCAGATTACCACGAGGCAGCTGATTGAATTGTTTTTCTCATCCCAGGCGGGCGGACACTGCAAGAACATCCCTACCTTGGAGTATGGCTTCTTAGTACAG ATAATGAAATACTCGGAGCAGAGGATCCCCACTCTCAATGAGTACTGTGTGGTCTGTGACGAGCAGCACGTCTTTCAGAACGGATCCATGTTGAAG CCAGCTGTGTGCactagagagctgtgtgtgttctCCTTCTACACTCTGGGTGTGATGTCAGGAGCAGCAGAGGAGGTGGCCACTGGAGCAGAG GTGGTGGATCTGCTGGTGGCTATGTGTCGGGCTGCTCTGGAGTCTCCTCGTAAAAGCATCATCTTTGAACCCTACCCGTCTGTGGTCGACCCCAACGACCCCAAGACTCTGGCCTTCAACCCAAAG AAGAAGAACTATGAGAGATTGCAAAAAGCACTGGACAGTGTCATGTCCATCCGCGAGATGACCCAG GGCTCATATCTGGAGATTAAGAAACAGATGGACAAACTGGACCCCCTGGCTCACCCTCTACTACAGTG gatCATATCCAGTAACCGATCCCATATCGTCAAGCTGCCTCTGAGCAGG cAACTGAAGTTCATGCACACATCCCACCAGTTCCTTTTACTCAGCAGCCCGCCTGCCAAGGAGGCACGCTTTCGCACGGCCAAGAAGCTCTACGGCAGCACCTTTGCCTTCCA TGGTTCCCATATAGAGAACTGGCACTCCGTTCTGAGAAATGGACTAGTCAATGCCTCTTATACCAAACTGCAG CTGCATGGTGCAGCCTATGGAAAGGGTATCTATCTCAGCCCCATCTCCAGCATTTCCTTTGGATACTCAG ggatGGGCAAAGGACAGCACCGCATGCCCACCAAAGATGAGCTGGTGCAGCGTTACAACCGAATGAataccgttccacaggtgcagtGTCTGATG AGCCGTCCTATCCAGTCAAGGTTTCTCCAGAGCCGGAATCTAAACTGCATTGCCCTTTGTGAAG tGATCACGTCCAAGGACCTGCAGAAGCACGGCAACATCTGGGTGTGTCCTGTGTCCGACCACGTTTGCACGCGCTTCTTCTTCGT GTACGAGGACGGCCAGGTGGGAGATGCCAACATCAACACCCAGGAGCCCAAGGTGCAGAAGGAGATCATGCGTGTGATCGGCACTCAGATCTACTCCAGCTAA
- the LOC139384715 gene encoding protein mono-ADP-ribosyltransferase PARP6 isoform X2, translating to MDIKGQSWTDEESDGENESEQFLYGIQGSCAADLYRHPQLDADIEAVKDIYTDSAVSVREYGTIDDVDIDLQINISFLDEEVATAWKVIRTEPIILRLRFSLSQYLDGPEPSVEVFQPSNKEGFSLGLQLKKILSTFTSQQWKHLSNEFLKAQQEKRHSWFKAGGTIKKFRAGLSIFSPIPKSPSFPLIQDTVLKGKLSVPELRVTRLMNRSISCTMKNPKGELFSYPPNSQTVAVPAARAPAQITTRQLIELFFSSQAGGHCKNIPTLEYGFLVQIMKYSEQRIPTLNEYCVVCDEQHVFQNGSMLKPAVCTRELCVFSFYTLGVMSGAAEEVATGAEVVDLLVAMCRAALESPRKSIIFEPYPSVVDPNDPKTLAFNPKKNYERLQKALDSVMSIREMTQGSYLEIKKQMDKLDPLAHPLLQWIISSNRSHIVKLPLSRQLKFMHTSHQFLLLSSPPAKEARFRTAKKLYGSTFAFHCMVQPMERVSISAPSPAFPLDTQSIFIFGLGSPTCAVPALHCPVCPLWGCRSGMGKGQHRMPTKDELVQRYNRMNTVPQVQCLMSRPIQSRFLQSRNLNCIALCEVITSKDLQKHGNIWVCPVSDHVCTRFFFVYEDGQVGDANINTQEPKVQKEIMRVIGTQIYSS from the exons ATG GACATCAAAGGCCAGTCCTGGACTGATGAGGAATCAGATGGGGAGAATGAGTCGGAGCAGTTCCTCTATGGGATCCAG GGGAGCTGTGCTGCTGACCTGTACCGACATCCCCAACTGGATGCAGACATCGAGGCAGTGAAGGACATCTATACCGACAGTGCTGTCTCTGTCAG AGAGTATGGAACCATTGATGATGTGGACATTGACCTTCAGATTAACATCAGTTTCTTGGAT GAGGAGGTGGCAACAGCCTGGAAGGTCATCCGAACAGAGCCCATCATTCTGAGACTGCGCTTCTCTCTCTCGCAGTACCTAGATGGACCGG AACCGTCAGTGGAGGTGTTCCAGCCCTCCAATAAAGAGGGCTTCAGCCTGGGCCTGCAGCTCAAGAA GATCCTGAGTACGTTCACGTCCCAGCAGTGGAAGCACCTCAGTAATGAGTTCCTGAAGGCCCAGCAGGAGAAGAGACACAGCTGGTTCAAGGCCGGGGGAACCATTAAGAAGTTCCGCGCAGGACTCAGCATCTTCTCTCCCATCCCCAA GTCCCCCAGCTTCCCTCTGATCCAGGACACGGTTCTGAAGGGGAAGCTGAGTGTTCCAGAGCTGAGGGTGACCCGGCTCATGAATCGCTCCATCTCCTGCACCATGAAGAACCCCAAGGGGGAGCTGTTCAGCTACCCCCCCAACAGCCAG ACTGTGGCTGTCCCGGCGGCCAGGGCCCCAGCGCAGATTACCACGAGGCAGCTGATTGAATTGTTTTTCTCATCCCAGGCGGGCGGACACTGCAAGAACATCCCTACCTTGGAGTATGGCTTCTTAGTACAG ATAATGAAATACTCGGAGCAGAGGATCCCCACTCTCAATGAGTACTGTGTGGTCTGTGACGAGCAGCACGTCTTTCAGAACGGATCCATGTTGAAG CCAGCTGTGTGCactagagagctgtgtgtgttctCCTTCTACACTCTGGGTGTGATGTCAGGAGCAGCAGAGGAGGTGGCCACTGGAGCAGAG GTGGTGGATCTGCTGGTGGCTATGTGTCGGGCTGCTCTGGAGTCTCCTCGTAAAAGCATCATCTTTGAACCCTACCCGTCTGTGGTCGACCCCAACGACCCCAAGACTCTGGCCTTCAACCCAAAG AAGAACTATGAGAGATTGCAAAAAGCACTGGACAGTGTCATGTCCATCCGCGAGATGACCCAG GGCTCATATCTGGAGATTAAGAAACAGATGGACAAACTGGACCCCCTGGCTCACCCTCTACTACAGTG gatCATATCCAGTAACCGATCCCATATCGTCAAGCTGCCTCTGAGCAGG cAACTGAAGTTCATGCACACATCCCACCAGTTCCTTTTACTCAGCAGCCCGCCTGCCAAGGAGGCACGCTTTCGCACGGCCAAGAAGCTCTACGGCAGCACCTTTGCCTTCCA CTGCATGGTGCAGCCTATGGAAAGGGTATCTATCTCAGCCCCATCTCCAGCATTTCCTTTGGATACTCAG TCCATCTTCATCTTTGGGTTGGGTTCACCTACCTGTGCTGTCCCTGCACTACATTGTCCTGTGTGTCCACTGTGGGGCTGCCGGTCTG ggatGGGCAAAGGACAGCACCGCATGCCCACCAAAGATGAGCTGGTGCAGCGTTACAACCGAATGAataccgttccacaggtgcagtGTCTGATG AGCCGTCCTATCCAGTCAAGGTTTCTCCAGAGCCGGAATCTAAACTGCATTGCCCTTTGTGAAG tGATCACGTCCAAGGACCTGCAGAAGCACGGCAACATCTGGGTGTGTCCTGTGTCCGACCACGTTTGCACGCGCTTCTTCTTCGT GTACGAGGACGGCCAGGTGGGAGATGCCAACATCAACACCCAGGAGCCCAAGGTGCAGAAGGAGATCATGCGTGTGATCGGCACTCAGATCTACTCCAGCTAA
- the LOC139384715 gene encoding protein mono-ADP-ribosyltransferase PARP6 isoform X6: MDIKGQSWTDEESDGENESEQFLYGIQGSCAADLYRHPQLDADIEAVKDIYTDSAVSVREYGTIDDVDIDLQINISFLDEVATAWKVIRTEPIILRLRFSLSQYLDGPEPSVEVFQPSNKEGFSLGLQLKKILSTFTSQQWKHLSNEFLKAQQEKRHSWFKAGGTIKKFRAGLSIFSPIPKSPSFPLIQDTVLKGKLSVPELRVTRLMNRSISCTMKNPKGELFSYPPNSQTVAVPAARAPAQITTRQLIELFFSSQAGGHCKNIPTLEYGFLVQIMKYSEQRIPTLNEYCVVCDEQHVFQNGSMLKPAVCTRELCVFSFYTLGVMSGAAEEVATGAEVVDLLVAMCRAALESPRKSIIFEPYPSVVDPNDPKTLAFNPKKKNYERLQKALDSVMSIREMTQGSYLEIKKQMDKLDPLAHPLLQWIISSNRSHIVKLPLSRQLKFMHTSHQFLLLSSPPAKEARFRTAKKLYGSTFAFHGSHIENWHSVLRNGLVNASYTKLQLHGAAYGKGIYLSPISSISFGYSGMGKGQHRMPTKDELVQRYNRMNTVPQVQCLMSRPIQSRFLQSRNLNCIALCEVITSKDLQKHGNIWVCPVSDHVCTRFFFVYEDGQVGDANINTQEPKVQKEIMRVIGTQIYSS; the protein is encoded by the exons ATG GACATCAAAGGCCAGTCCTGGACTGATGAGGAATCAGATGGGGAGAATGAGTCGGAGCAGTTCCTCTATGGGATCCAG GGGAGCTGTGCTGCTGACCTGTACCGACATCCCCAACTGGATGCAGACATCGAGGCAGTGAAGGACATCTATACCGACAGTGCTGTCTCTGTCAG AGAGTATGGAACCATTGATGATGTGGACATTGACCTTCAGATTAACATCAGTTTCTTGGAT GAGGTGGCAACAGCCTGGAAGGTCATCCGAACAGAGCCCATCATTCTGAGACTGCGCTTCTCTCTCTCGCAGTACCTAGATGGACCGG AACCGTCAGTGGAGGTGTTCCAGCCCTCCAATAAAGAGGGCTTCAGCCTGGGCCTGCAGCTCAAGAA GATCCTGAGTACGTTCACGTCCCAGCAGTGGAAGCACCTCAGTAATGAGTTCCTGAAGGCCCAGCAGGAGAAGAGACACAGCTGGTTCAAGGCCGGGGGAACCATTAAGAAGTTCCGCGCAGGACTCAGCATCTTCTCTCCCATCCCCAA GTCCCCCAGCTTCCCTCTGATCCAGGACACGGTTCTGAAGGGGAAGCTGAGTGTTCCAGAGCTGAGGGTGACCCGGCTCATGAATCGCTCCATCTCCTGCACCATGAAGAACCCCAAGGGGGAGCTGTTCAGCTACCCCCCCAACAGCCAG ACTGTGGCTGTCCCGGCGGCCAGGGCCCCAGCGCAGATTACCACGAGGCAGCTGATTGAATTGTTTTTCTCATCCCAGGCGGGCGGACACTGCAAGAACATCCCTACCTTGGAGTATGGCTTCTTAGTACAG ATAATGAAATACTCGGAGCAGAGGATCCCCACTCTCAATGAGTACTGTGTGGTCTGTGACGAGCAGCACGTCTTTCAGAACGGATCCATGTTGAAG CCAGCTGTGTGCactagagagctgtgtgtgttctCCTTCTACACTCTGGGTGTGATGTCAGGAGCAGCAGAGGAGGTGGCCACTGGAGCAGAG GTGGTGGATCTGCTGGTGGCTATGTGTCGGGCTGCTCTGGAGTCTCCTCGTAAAAGCATCATCTTTGAACCCTACCCGTCTGTGGTCGACCCCAACGACCCCAAGACTCTGGCCTTCAACCCAAAG AAGAAGAACTATGAGAGATTGCAAAAAGCACTGGACAGTGTCATGTCCATCCGCGAGATGACCCAG GGCTCATATCTGGAGATTAAGAAACAGATGGACAAACTGGACCCCCTGGCTCACCCTCTACTACAGTG gatCATATCCAGTAACCGATCCCATATCGTCAAGCTGCCTCTGAGCAGG cAACTGAAGTTCATGCACACATCCCACCAGTTCCTTTTACTCAGCAGCCCGCCTGCCAAGGAGGCACGCTTTCGCACGGCCAAGAAGCTCTACGGCAGCACCTTTGCCTTCCA TGGTTCCCATATAGAGAACTGGCACTCCGTTCTGAGAAATGGACTAGTCAATGCCTCTTATACCAAACTGCAG CTGCATGGTGCAGCCTATGGAAAGGGTATCTATCTCAGCCCCATCTCCAGCATTTCCTTTGGATACTCAG ggatGGGCAAAGGACAGCACCGCATGCCCACCAAAGATGAGCTGGTGCAGCGTTACAACCGAATGAataccgttccacaggtgcagtGTCTGATG AGCCGTCCTATCCAGTCAAGGTTTCTCCAGAGCCGGAATCTAAACTGCATTGCCCTTTGTGAAG tGATCACGTCCAAGGACCTGCAGAAGCACGGCAACATCTGGGTGTGTCCTGTGTCCGACCACGTTTGCACGCGCTTCTTCTTCGT GTACGAGGACGGCCAGGTGGGAGATGCCAACATCAACACCCAGGAGCCCAAGGTGCAGAAGGAGATCATGCGTGTGATCGGCACTCAGATCTACTCCAGCTAA